The following proteins come from a genomic window of Proteinivorax hydrogeniformans:
- the typA gene encoding translational GTPase TypA yields MDIQQKQIRNIAIVAHVDHGKTTLVDELLKQSGVYHEKQQVEERVMDSNALERERGITILAKNTSVMYKDIKINIVDTPGHADFGGEVERTLSMVDNVLLVVDAFEGPMPQTRFVLKKALELKLKPIVVVNKADRPNARPAEVIDEVLDLFISLDADDEQLEFPVIYTSAIQGWASTVPNEKGENLLPLFEMIESICLPPTGNKEVTQMMVTNIEYNEFIGRIAIGKLQNGTLEIGQNVSVITPQGDTTTQKIGKIFTFDGLNRREVSQVDHGEIIAISGLQPINIGETISSVDNPKPLRAIKIDEPTITMTFGANTSPFAGLEGDYVTSRHLKSRLEKELETNVSLHVSQTESKDKFLVAGRGELHLSILIETMRREGYEFEVSRPKVIFKEIEGKLHEPIERVFIEVPSEFSGAVIEKLGAKKAELVKMENPNPDQTRLEFLTPARSLIGFRAELLTDTKGNGIINHTFEEFQPYKGEIPAKNKGSLIASDTGEATNYGLFHCQERGTLFVGPHTKVYTGMVVGQSTRNVDIDVNVCKKKQVTNMRASGSDENIILTPPTILSLEQSLEFIGDDELLEVTPDNLRIRKVQLDSKKRIREWKSKQGK; encoded by the coding sequence ATGGATATACAACAAAAACAGATACGCAATATAGCCATTGTTGCTCACGTTGACCATGGTAAAACTACACTAGTTGACGAGCTACTTAAGCAAAGTGGTGTGTATCACGAAAAACAGCAAGTAGAGGAAAGAGTTATGGACTCTAACGCCTTAGAAAGAGAACGGGGCATTACAATCTTGGCAAAAAATACGTCCGTTATGTATAAAGACATTAAGATAAATATAGTGGATACACCCGGGCATGCGGATTTTGGTGGTGAAGTAGAAAGAACTCTATCTATGGTTGATAACGTACTGTTGGTGGTGGATGCATTCGAAGGTCCTATGCCTCAAACTAGGTTTGTGCTAAAGAAGGCTTTAGAGCTTAAATTAAAACCTATCGTAGTGGTAAACAAAGCAGATAGACCTAACGCTCGCCCAGCAGAAGTTATAGACGAAGTACTTGACCTTTTTATCTCCCTAGATGCCGATGATGAGCAGCTAGAATTCCCTGTAATATATACAAGTGCTATCCAAGGATGGGCAAGTACTGTTCCCAATGAAAAAGGGGAAAATTTGTTACCCCTTTTTGAAATGATTGAGAGCATCTGCCTTCCTCCAACAGGGAACAAAGAAGTAACACAGATGATGGTAACAAATATTGAGTACAACGAATTTATCGGAAGAATCGCTATAGGTAAGCTTCAAAATGGCACTTTGGAAATTGGACAAAATGTTTCTGTTATCACTCCTCAAGGCGATACCACCACCCAAAAAATTGGTAAGATCTTCACCTTTGACGGCTTAAATAGAAGAGAAGTTTCTCAAGTCGACCACGGAGAAATTATTGCAATTAGCGGCCTGCAGCCTATAAACATTGGAGAAACAATTTCTTCTGTAGATAACCCTAAGCCGCTTCGAGCAATAAAAATCGATGAGCCTACTATAACAATGACTTTTGGAGCTAACACCAGTCCGTTTGCTGGCCTAGAAGGTGATTATGTTACCTCAAGGCATCTTAAAAGCAGACTGGAAAAGGAGCTTGAAACTAATGTTAGTTTGCATGTATCACAAACCGAGTCAAAAGATAAGTTTCTTGTAGCCGGTAGAGGCGAACTTCACCTATCAATCCTAATTGAAACTATGCGCCGGGAAGGCTATGAGTTTGAAGTTTCAAGACCTAAGGTAATTTTTAAGGAGATTGAGGGAAAACTGCATGAGCCTATCGAACGAGTATTTATTGAGGTCCCATCAGAGTTTAGCGGAGCAGTAATTGAGAAGTTAGGTGCTAAAAAGGCAGAGTTAGTTAAAATGGAAAACCCCAATCCTGACCAAACACGTCTGGAATTTCTCACTCCTGCTAGAAGCTTGATTGGTTTTAGGGCTGAGCTTTTAACGGATACAAAAGGTAATGGAATTATAAACCATACTTTCGAAGAATTCCAACCGTACAAGGGTGAAATCCCTGCAAAAAACAAGGGTTCTTTAATAGCTTCCGATACAGGTGAGGCTACGAATTATGGGTTATTTCACTGTCAAGAAAGAGGAACTCTATTTGTAGGCCCTCATACAAAGGTATATACAGGCATGGTAGTTGGTCAAAGTACAAGAAATGTGGATATAGATGTAAATGTATGTAAGAAAAAACAGGTCACAAATATGAGGGCTAGCGGCTCTGATGAAAACATCATCTTAACCCCTCCTACTATCTTAAGTCTAGAGCAATCCTTAGAGTTTATCGGAGACGATGAGTTGCTAGAAGTAACTCCTGACAATCTAAGAATACGCAAAGTTCAACTAGATAGCAAAAAAAGGATCAGGGAATGGAAAAGCAAGCAAGGGAAATAA
- a CDS encoding SprT family protein, translating into MEKQAREITDSELTELTKTVSKQFFETLPSITTTFNHKCLINNRLQTTAGRFITPSCNIEINPKYYAKYGKNSLVDVIKHELVHYHLYRLGGGFKHGDSDFKKLCQIVGAPRYCKPLKKPKFTYICKKCSNQFLRMRKVDVKRYRCGSCKGKLLPYDKI; encoded by the coding sequence ATGGAAAAGCAAGCAAGGGAAATAACAGATAGTGAGTTAACGGAGCTTACAAAAACTGTTTCAAAGCAGTTTTTTGAAACGTTACCTTCCATTACCACTACATTTAACCATAAGTGTTTAATCAATAATAGGCTACAAACTACAGCAGGCAGGTTTATAACCCCTTCTTGCAATATAGAGATCAATCCTAAGTATTACGCTAAATACGGTAAGAATAGCTTAGTCGATGTTATTAAGCATGAGCTAGTACATTATCACTTATACCGCTTAGGTGGTGGCTTTAAACATGGCGATAGTGATTTTAAAAAGCTATGTCAAATAGTTGGAGCCCCTAGATATTGTAAACCGCTGAAAAAGCCAAAGTTTACCTATATTTGTAAAAAGTGCAGCAACCAATTTTTACGGATGAGAAAAGTTGATGTCAAAAGGTACAGATGCGGTAGCTGTAAAGGCAAGCTATTACCGTATGATAAAATTTGA